Proteins encoded together in one Kutzneria kofuensis window:
- a CDS encoding DinB family protein, whose amino-acid sequence MTESTDLLAALAAARSALVRTADGLTDEQAAARPTVSSLCIGGVIKHVAAMEEQWLRFAVEGPSAMSHELPDGATWADIAAGTAEYPQWMIDHQNGFRMLPGETLADILARYEKIAARTAEIVTMSDLSSSHPLPAAPWLEPGASYSVRRVVMHVTAETAHHAGHADILREGLDGQKSS is encoded by the coding sequence ATGACCGAATCCACCGACCTGCTCGCCGCACTCGCCGCCGCCCGATCCGCCCTGGTCAGGACGGCCGACGGACTCACGGACGAGCAGGCCGCCGCGCGCCCGACCGTCAGCTCGCTCTGCATCGGCGGGGTGATCAAGCACGTCGCCGCCATGGAGGAGCAGTGGCTGCGCTTCGCCGTTGAGGGGCCGTCCGCCATGTCGCACGAGCTGCCCGACGGCGCCACCTGGGCCGACATCGCCGCCGGCACCGCCGAGTATCCACAGTGGATGATCGACCACCAGAACGGCTTCCGGATGCTGCCCGGCGAGACCCTCGCCGACATCCTTGCCCGCTACGAGAAAATCGCCGCGCGGACCGCCGAGATCGTCACCATGTCCGATCTCTCCAGCAGCCATCCGCTGCCCGCCGCCCCGTGGCTCGAACCCGGCGCCTCCTACAGCGTTCGCCGGGTGGTCATGCACGTCACCGCCGAGACCGCCCACCACGCCGGCCACGCCGACATCCTGCGCGAGGGCCTGGACGGGCAGAAGTCCAGCTGA
- a CDS encoding winged helix DNA-binding domain-containing protein — translation MTVLSTRALNRATLARQLLLDRADLPVLDAVGHLCGLQAQEPQEPFVGLWSRLRGFHPVALSELLVERGVVRTHLMRRTVHLLAASDALAWRPRHDSMLRQRVLGTYRRELAGVDLSSLASAGHAVMADGQPRSMAELVQAVSARWPDVPARVLGELLVAALVPVVQVPPRGLWRTKGGVRNVLLTSWLGRPLEPDRESSGDAVGQALVRRYLAAFGPAATADIRAWSGLAGLPAAVAALRPELVCFRDERGRELLDLPDAPRPSPDTPAPVRFLPAFDNALLGYHDRTRIVDDAHRLLSVAGTRVVLVDGRVAATWTVADAAVTVTPLRPFTRAECTAVADEAEQLTAFLTTAA, via the coding sequence ATGACCGTCCTGTCCACGCGGGCCCTCAACCGCGCCACCCTCGCCCGCCAGCTGCTGCTCGACCGCGCCGACCTGCCGGTTCTCGACGCGGTCGGGCATCTCTGCGGCCTTCAGGCCCAGGAGCCCCAGGAGCCGTTCGTCGGCCTGTGGTCCCGGCTCCGCGGCTTCCACCCCGTCGCCTTGTCGGAGCTGTTGGTGGAGCGTGGTGTCGTGCGGACCCACCTCATGCGACGCACCGTCCACCTGCTCGCCGCATCGGACGCCCTCGCCTGGCGGCCACGTCACGATTCCATGCTGCGCCAACGGGTTCTCGGCACCTATCGCCGTGAACTCGCCGGCGTCGACCTCTCCTCGCTGGCGTCCGCCGGCCACGCGGTCATGGCCGACGGCCAGCCCCGGTCCATGGCCGAACTCGTGCAGGCCGTCTCTGCCCGCTGGCCCGATGTTCCCGCCCGGGTTCTCGGCGAGTTGCTCGTCGCCGCCCTGGTGCCCGTGGTCCAGGTGCCCCCTCGTGGCCTCTGGCGCACCAAAGGCGGCGTTCGCAACGTCCTGCTGACGTCCTGGCTCGGCCGTCCGCTGGAGCCGGACCGTGAGTCGTCCGGCGACGCCGTCGGCCAGGCCCTGGTCCGCCGCTACCTTGCCGCCTTCGGTCCCGCCGCCACCGCCGACATCCGCGCCTGGTCCGGCCTCGCCGGCCTGCCCGCCGCCGTCGCCGCCCTACGCCCCGAGCTCGTCTGTTTCCGTGACGAGCGCGGCCGCGAACTCCTCGACCTCCCCGACGCCCCGCGCCCCTCCCCCGACACGCCCGCCCCCGTCCGCTTCCTGCCCGCCTTCGACAACGCCCTGCTCGGCTACCACGACCGCACCCGCATCGTCGACGACGCCCACCGGCTTCTCTCGGTCGCCGGCACCCGGGTCGTCCTCGTCGACGGCCGTGTCGCCGCCACCTGGACCGTCGCCGACGCCGCCGTCACCGTCACCCCGCTCCGCCCCTTCACCCGCGCCGAATGCACCGCCGTCGCCGACGAAGCCGAGCAGCTGACCGCATTTCTCACGACTGCCGCGTGA
- a CDS encoding acyl-CoA thioesterase gives MGDHALIHSVRIRPGDTDLQGIVHATRYGSFFEAAFVEAFRTVAGSFAFLAQTGVDLVIAEITIRYLSPARFDDLLDVAVWRRHIGTTSLTVVFQGSVASRDAVLATVRYVAFSPGEFRKTPIPAGLREVLERIPAEPADLAARW, from the coding sequence ATGGGGGACCACGCGCTGATCCATTCCGTCCGCATCCGCCCCGGTGACACCGATCTCCAGGGCATCGTCCACGCCACCCGCTACGGCAGTTTCTTCGAGGCCGCCTTCGTCGAGGCCTTCCGCACCGTCGCCGGCTCCTTCGCTTTCCTCGCCCAGACCGGCGTCGACCTCGTCATCGCCGAGATCACCATCCGCTACCTCTCGCCGGCTCGCTTCGACGATCTCCTCGACGTCGCCGTCTGGCGCCGCCACATCGGCACCACCTCCCTCACCGTCGTCTTCCAGGGCTCGGTCGCCTCCCGCGACGCCGTCCTCGCCACCGTCCGCTACGTCGCCTTCTCCCCGGGCGAGTTCCGCAAGACCCCCATCCCCGCCGGGCTCCGCGAGGTCCTCGAACGCATCCCGGCCGAACCCGCCGACCTGGCCGCCCGCTGGTAG
- a CDS encoding amidohydrolase family protein — protein sequence MIGLRCARLFDGDTMHHGRRTVVLDGGRIVGVGATDAPVVDLGDVTLMPGLVDAHTHLAFAPGSDIVGDMTSLPREVVLERMREHAGQALRAGITTVRDLGDRDYLAVELRDGSSALPEILAAGPPITTPGGHCWFLGGEVPADRSALADAVAERVARGVDVIKVMATGGSITPGSAAHESQYDFSQLSAIVEAAHSAGLPVTAHAHGGSGIRDAVRAGVDGIEHGTFLTADGAEPDWSTIRELIAARVYVGVTAGRLLTDAPPPPRVLAARAFLPEMQRSGALLVCSSDAGIISYKPHYCLPFGLTDFQQFTELSPAAVLTSVTRLAADSCSVGSRKGRIAPGYDADLLAVHGDPSQDLAVLRDVAAVYRAGVPVELG from the coding sequence GTGATCGGTCTTCGCTGCGCACGGCTGTTCGACGGCGACACCATGCACCACGGTCGGCGGACCGTGGTGCTCGACGGTGGCCGGATCGTGGGAGTCGGCGCTACCGACGCTCCCGTTGTCGACCTGGGCGACGTCACGCTCATGCCCGGGCTGGTGGACGCCCACACGCATCTCGCCTTCGCGCCCGGCAGCGACATTGTCGGTGACATGACGTCGCTGCCGCGCGAGGTCGTGCTGGAGCGGATGCGTGAACACGCCGGTCAGGCGCTGCGTGCCGGCATCACCACCGTGCGCGACCTGGGGGACCGGGACTACCTCGCCGTCGAGCTCAGGGACGGTTCCTCCGCGCTGCCCGAGATCCTCGCCGCCGGGCCGCCGATCACCACTCCCGGCGGGCATTGCTGGTTCCTCGGCGGCGAGGTGCCGGCCGACCGGTCTGCGCTGGCCGACGCCGTCGCCGAGCGGGTGGCGCGGGGTGTCGACGTCATCAAGGTCATGGCCACCGGCGGCAGCATCACTCCCGGCAGCGCCGCCCACGAGTCCCAGTACGACTTCTCGCAGCTCAGTGCCATCGTCGAGGCTGCGCACTCAGCCGGCCTACCCGTCACCGCCCATGCCCATGGCGGCTCCGGCATCCGCGACGCCGTTCGCGCCGGCGTCGACGGCATCGAGCACGGCACCTTCCTCACCGCCGACGGCGCCGAGCCCGATTGGTCCACCATCCGCGAACTCATCGCCGCTCGCGTCTACGTCGGCGTCACCGCCGGCAGGTTGCTCACCGACGCCCCGCCGCCACCCCGTGTCCTCGCCGCCCGCGCCTTTCTCCCGGAGATGCAACGCTCCGGCGCTCTGCTCGTCTGCTCCTCCGACGCCGGCATCATTTCGTACAAGCCCCACTACTGCCTTCCCTTCGGTCTCACCGACTTCCAGCAGTTCACCGAGCTTTCCCCCGCCGCCGTCCTCACCTCCGTCACCCGCCTCGCCGCCGACTCCTGCTCCGTCGGCTCCCGCAAGGGCCGCATCGCCCCCGGCTACGACGCCGATCTGCTTGCCGTGCACGGCGATCCCAGCCAGGACCTCGCCGTTCTCCGTGACGTGGCCGCCGTCTACCGCGCCGGCGTCCCCGTCGAGCTGGGCTAG